From the Roseateles sp. XES5 genome, one window contains:
- the glgA gene encoding glycogen synthase GlgA: protein MASEVFPLIKTGGLADVAGALPIALAGRGMHMRTLMPGYPAVMQRLAKVEVVATFDDLLGEPARILAAMHEGLDILVLDAPGFFDRAGGPYTDATGKDFVDNWRRFAALSLAGAEIARGLLPDWQPDVVHAHDWQAAMTAVYMRYTGLQNIPTVVTVHNLAFQGQFGAEIFADLRLPPEAFTVDGLEYYGDVGFLKGGLRTAWSITTVSPTYAQEITTPDYGMGLEGLINARATDLAGIVNGIDTAVWNPETDTHIARPYAAGSLKQRIANRQALAERFNLADDNGPIFCIISRLTWQKGIDIVAEVADWIVGEGGKLAVLGSGDQGLEGALLAAASRHRGRIGIVIGYNEPLSHLMQAGADAILIPSRFEPCGLTQLYGLRYGCVPVVARTGGLADTVIDANEAALSARVATGFQFTPINAEGLRQALRRVFRAYSEPKIWARIQNQGMKSDVSWENSAARYADLYSSLLSKA, encoded by the coding sequence GTGGCATCCGAAGTATTCCCGCTCATCAAGACGGGGGGCCTCGCCGACGTCGCCGGCGCCCTGCCCATCGCGCTTGCCGGGCGCGGCATGCACATGCGCACGCTCATGCCCGGCTATCCGGCCGTCATGCAGCGGCTGGCCAAGGTCGAGGTGGTCGCAACCTTCGACGATCTCCTCGGCGAGCCGGCGCGCATCCTTGCGGCCATGCACGAGGGGCTCGATATCCTCGTTCTGGATGCACCGGGCTTCTTCGATCGGGCGGGCGGCCCCTATACCGATGCCACCGGCAAGGATTTCGTCGACAACTGGCGGCGCTTTGCCGCCCTTTCGCTGGCGGGCGCCGAGATCGCCCGCGGCCTTCTGCCGGACTGGCAGCCGGATGTCGTGCACGCCCATGACTGGCAGGCGGCGATGACCGCCGTCTACATGCGCTATACCGGCCTCCAGAACATTCCGACCGTCGTCACCGTGCACAACCTCGCCTTCCAGGGCCAGTTCGGCGCCGAAATCTTCGCCGATCTTCGCCTGCCGCCGGAAGCCTTCACCGTGGACGGCCTCGAATATTACGGCGACGTCGGCTTCCTGAAAGGCGGGCTGCGCACCGCCTGGTCGATCACCACGGTCAGCCCCACCTATGCGCAGGAGATCACCACGCCGGACTACGGCATGGGCCTCGAAGGCCTGATCAATGCCCGCGCCACCGATCTCGCCGGCATCGTCAACGGCATCGACACCGCCGTCTGGAATCCCGAGACCGACACGCACATCGCCCGTCCCTATGCCGCCGGCTCGCTGAAGCAGCGCATCGCCAACCGCCAGGCGCTCGCCGAACGATTCAACCTTGCCGATGACAACGGTCCGATCTTCTGCATCATCAGCCGCCTCACCTGGCAGAAGGGCATCGACATCGTGGCCGAAGTCGCCGACTGGATCGTTGGCGAAGGCGGCAAACTCGCCGTGCTCGGCTCCGGCGACCAGGGGCTGGAAGGCGCGTTGCTTGCCGCCGCCTCACGCCATCGCGGCCGCATCGGCATCGTCATCGGCTACAACGAGCCGCTGTCGCATCTCATGCAGGCGGGCGCCGACGCCATCCTCATCCCATCGCGCTTCGAGCCTTGCGGCCTCACCCAGCTTTACGGGCTGCGCTACGGCTGCGTGCCGGTCGTCGCGCGCACCGGCGGCCTTGCCGATACTGTCATCGACGCCAATGAGGCAGCCCTTTCCGCCCGCGTCGCCACGGGCTTCCAGTTCACCCCGATCAATGCCGAAGGCCTGCGCCAGGCGCTGCGCCGTGTCTTCCGGGCCTATAGCGAGCCAAAAATATGGGCCCGCATCCAGAACCAGGGCATGAAGTCGGACGTTTCCTGGGAAAACAGCGCCGCGCGCTACGCCGATCTCTATTCCAGCCTTCTTTCGAAAGCCTGA
- the glgC gene encoding glucose-1-phosphate adenylyltransferase yields MQKRNQPLARDAMAYVLAGGRGSRLKELTDRRAKPAVHFGGKARIIDFALSNALNSGIRRIGVATQYKAHSLIRHMQRGWNFFRPERNESFDILPASQRVSETQWYEGTADAVYQNIDIIEDYGVEYMVILAGDHIYKMDYELMLQQHVDSGAQVTIGCLEVPRIEATGFGVMHVDEKDQIIAFVEKPADPPGIPGNPDMALASMGIYVFHTKFLMDLLRRDAADPTSSRDFGKDIIPYIVQHGKAVAHRFTASCVRSDFEREAYWRDVGTIDAYWQANIDLTDVTPELDIYDGSWPIWTFAEIKPPAKFVHDDENRRGSAISSLVSGDCIISGSSLTRSLLFTGVRANSYSRLEGAVVLPNVMIGRHAQLKNVVIDSRVVIPEGLVVGEDPELDAKRFRRSENGICLITQPMIDKLEL; encoded by the coding sequence ATGCAGAAGCGCAATCAACCCCTCGCCCGCGACGCGATGGCTTATGTCCTGGCAGGGGGACGCGGCAGCCGCCTGAAGGAGCTGACCGACCGGCGCGCCAAGCCCGCCGTCCATTTCGGTGGCAAGGCCCGCATCATCGATTTTGCGCTGTCCAACGCGCTCAATTCCGGTATCCGCCGCATCGGCGTCGCCACCCAGTACAAGGCGCATTCGCTGATCCGCCACATGCAGCGCGGCTGGAACTTCTTCCGTCCGGAACGAAACGAAAGCTTCGATATTCTCCCGGCCTCCCAGCGCGTATCCGAGACGCAGTGGTACGAAGGCACCGCCGATGCCGTCTATCAGAACATCGACATCATCGAGGATTACGGCGTCGAATACATGGTCATCCTGGCCGGCGACCATATCTATAAGATGGACTACGAGCTGATGCTCCAGCAGCACGTCGATTCCGGCGCGCAGGTCACCATCGGCTGCCTGGAAGTGCCGCGCATCGAAGCGACCGGCTTCGGCGTCATGCATGTCGACGAGAAGGATCAGATCATCGCCTTCGTGGAAAAGCCGGCCGATCCGCCGGGCATTCCCGGCAATCCCGACATGGCGCTCGCCTCCATGGGCATCTACGTGTTCCACACGAAGTTCCTGATGGATCTCCTGCGCCGCGATGCCGCCGACCCGACCTCCAGCCGCGACTTCGGCAAGGACATCATCCCCTATATCGTGCAGCACGGCAAAGCCGTGGCCCATCGCTTCACCGCCTCCTGCGTGCGCTCGGATTTCGAGCGCGAGGCCTACTGGCGCGACGTCGGCACCATCGACGCCTACTGGCAGGCCAATATCGACCTGACGGACGTTACGCCCGAGCTCGACATCTACGACGGCTCCTGGCCGATCTGGACCTTCGCCGAGATCAAGCCGCCGGCCAAGTTCGTGCATGACGACGAGAACCGCCGCGGCTCGGCGATCTCCTCGCTCGTTTCGGGCGACTGCATCATCTCCGGCTCGTCGCTCACCCGCAGCCTGCTCTTCACCGGCGTGCGCGCCAATTCCTACTCCCGTCTCGAAGGCGCCGTCGTGCTGCCGAACGTCATGATCGGCCGCCATGCGCAGTTGAAGAATGTCGTCATCGACAGCCGCGTCGTCATTCCGGAAGGCCTCGTCGTCGGGGAGGATCCGGAACTCGACGCCAAGCGCTTCCGCCGCTCGGAGAACGGCATCTGCCTCATCACGCAACCCATGATCGACAAGCTGGAGCTCTAG